Part of the Lotus japonicus ecotype B-129 chromosome 6, LjGifu_v1.2 genome, aaaaatatttgtttcataTGGTTTAATATAGTTTGGCTACAAAATAAAGGTGCGAATTGGCAAAATATTGCCACAAATACTTGTGGGGGTGACAAACCGCCACTATTctacaaaaatatttaaaaataaaaatgagttaGGTAGCGGTTCTGAACCGCTACCCAAGGTATAacgcaaaataaaaaaaaaggctgGCAGTATTGGTAGCGGTTCCCATTGGTATGAACCGCTACCCAAGATCAATTTGCGCAGCGGTTATTAACCGCTACCTATCTTTAGCACCGCTGAGTTATGCACCACTCATTTAACCGCTGCCTAACTTGTTATAGAACCGCTACCTAAAGGCATTTTTGTGGTAGTGCCTAGGGGTGAGCATCAACCCGCCATCGACCCGTAACCGAGCCACCCGACAGTAAAATAAAGCCCTCGGGCGGGTTTGGGCAGGTAATCGGGTACAGAAACGTGAAAAATCGGTTTGAATCAGTTAAATACGGGCGGGTGCGGGTTGTGTAAAATATTTCCGTGGAAACCGGCACCCGACCGCGTGAATGCATAAGTTCCCGTGTTGTTCAGCGTGTAGACCACTAGACCTGTACTAGCCTGGCACATCTACTTAACTTTTCACTGTTTGCAGTGTATTCCTACTAGTCTAAAGCCGTTCAACTACTCTGCCCACtatctctttcttttttaattaactCTTTTGAAGTTCCATGGGTCATTAATTCATTTAATTGTTTATTGGAAACATACTACTTCTCTCTCATTCCAAGGCCACAAAAacgtctctttcttcttccaattCCATTAGTCTTCAAACCAATTCCAATTCCATTATTCATTTTCTCCAGCACTTgctttctcttttttatttcaccATGGTTCCCCATCTCCCTCTCTAATCCTCCAACATTTCAGTTTTTCTTCATTTATCCATGGTTTCCACCTTCTACGACTCTACCCCTCTATTCTTCGCCATGGCTCTACAGCTAGCTGTCAAAAACTGCATAAAAAGGGGCTTACTGGTGACCAAATGAAAGGCTGGAAATATGAATATTTTGTTGTATTTTTTCCATGCTTCAGTGATTAGAGCAACTGGATCTTTCTATGTAAATTTTATTCTTCTTAATCTCTCTGTTTTTAggatattttttctttgatcttcccATCTTCTATATTGGGTTTCCTtcttaattttctctttttttttctgggttcaaACCGCCCCAACCCACCGAAGCTACCCGCTACCCGTTTCACCCAAACCGACACACCCGTAATCATACCATGGGCGGAATCGGTGGTGAATATGCTTGATTGAAGCCCGTTCAAACCCGGTATGTTTCACCTGAACTCACCCGAACCCGACCCATGCTCAGCCCTAGTGCCTAAACAATGAAACATATATACAATTTTTATTATATAGTTCTAATTTTTTGTAGGGATTGATTTTCTGCAGGGTAAATTTTTTCATACCTGAGAGTGCAACTAGATCTGTAGTGTTGAGGTTTTGTGCCGTAAATGCAGATTTAAGTCGAGTTAGGTTGAAATTGGGACCTGGAAGATTTTGATTAGCAAGGGTGCGATTTGCTGTTAAACTATCTCTCCTTCCTAGTGGAACTTTCCAATCAGGACCATTAGCCTGCAGATTAAAATCATCAAAATAAGTAAGCAAGTTTGTGAAAAAACATGACATGTCCATAAaactatcaataattatttattcacacctcaaaatgaggtggaatgaggtggaggaagagagagataggaagaaaagaaaaagtaagagtgagaaagtataagatgtgatagatgataagaggatagagatagaaataaaaatatgtagaaatgaagtgtataaagaAAGAGGTGcgtatatatcattaccctaAAACTATGTTCTTATAAAGctcattttattttctctcttctttctttaatGTTGATTTAGTGTATGAGCTTGGTTTAGAGGAGATCATTAAgctaatttttttggttacaagattATGCCTTTTAAACAATTTATAGATAATTtcttattaaattaattatgatagtcgatttgtttaattttttataattgatAGTAAAgtcaatttatttaatattagcTGAGATTTCATATAAATACATTTTTTGGGTTCTATGTTGGGTTCCCGTTGATTAATGCAGTTTAGAcgtttagttttaaaaaaatcaatataaataCACTTTTAGATAATCGGAGTACTAGCtagtctctttttttttttgaataattatGGGATACTAGTCATGTTTTCGTGTATTCCATATGGAAATTTagttaaaatttataataaattttttttgaaacttttggatttttttggtacattgaaaCTTTTGGATTAAACATTtcagaaattaatataattgttaaaaattagtttaaaaatgatttgtagatatttataatttgaaaaaaaaaatttgaaatgttttttttttgttacaaaactaaaacgtatattttttttgaacgtactAAAACGTATATTTAGGTtaacttaattatttttaaaaaaattctgaacAAAGTTATTTTTTATCGATAggtattattatatttttcagcGGAAGGGAACATATTGAAAAGTTTACGAATGGCCAATCGCTCAAAGGCCATCGACTTTGGCCCAAAGGAAGAAGAGCGTGTTATAATGTCATATATGTCCCTAAAACATATATAGGTCTAAAAAAAGGGAGGAAAAGAAAACAGAGACAAAAGAcatgagagaaaaataaaagatggaaataataataaaagctaCTATACAAGATACAACAAGTAAAACTTAACCACCATACTCTTTTAGAATTTTTACCAAATAACCTCATTAGTTTTATCACATTAGTATTTTTCAtgtttcttactttttctttcatAGTAATATAATAAAGTCCCACATCGGCTAGAACACATGTGTTTATATATGAGTGCAAACTTCAACTCTTAAACTAATTTTTGTGGTTGAATATAGGCCTCCcgatttctaatatggtatcagagcctgccTAGACCGTTGGTTGGTCGGTTGGTTGTGGTGACTACCCGTTGGTTGGTTGGTTGATGGGGCCCCATTGGTAGGTTGGTTGGCCCACGCTCTGCGTGAGGGAGGTAATAAAGTCCCACATCGGCTAGAGCACAAGTGTTTATATAtgagtgcaaacctcaactcttgaactagcttttgtggttgagtatagttCTCCCGATTTCTAatataatatactaatatataaCGGTTCTTGTGTAAAAGATACTAATTAAAGCTTGGGTGATGTAACAGGGGAATAGATAAAGAAAAAGCCACAGGACCAAGTGGTAAGAAGGGATGCATTATTGCAACTAGTCACAAAAGGAGTCCTATACATATTCTTATTTATCTAAATAGGAATATGTAAAGTTAAAGTCCATAGAGAAGAAACTCAGTACTTTTGGTGTGCATTATTGATCATTGGTTGGATTGTTGAATTATGGATGACCAATTGACTATGGACTACTTCAGACCTGAACAGAACAAGTTTTTGTACGTTTTTGTTCACATCATATGTACGTGatggtatttttttattattttcaaaatagtcATCATTAATTGTTCAATATGGAGTGATTAAGAAATGATTAAGGGTTAAGTAGGATTCTTGATAATATCTTAATACATACCAGAACAGATGAAATTTCAGCGGCAAGTGCAAGAATATCAGCACAAGAAACAATGTTGGGACAAGTATTTTCTACTGCGGTCTTGATCTGATTCACAACATCCAAGCCTCTGATGGAGTTGTTGTTCGGCGCAGCTCCTTGTTCGCTCACGACAGTTGAGGTATCGTTTAGCAAGATTGATGCATCACAACCCTATCACAAAGCATTCTTATAGTTAAACTTGGTTTTGTCTCCCCGCAGACCATGAAAACATGATTCACAAAAGGAGTATGATGTAAATAATATTTACTGAATTTTAGCTATAAAATATGATTGATAAGTAAACCAATTTTTTAAATGGTCCACCATAAAACTAtagaactagctgttaaacTTACATATTTAGTATTATTCCCCATCTCATAAACTATACACATATAAGCCAAAATAAGCCTTATTTTctcttattaattaaattaacttTATATGCTACCATTTGAAAATCGAGTATGGGGTAACTTTTCACTAATAAAAATATACCTAAACTATTAGGTGGTGTACAGAAAATATAATCATCCAAACAAACCACTTTAATTGCTTCCTCTTCTACATATTCCATTAAACTTTGTACAAAACAGAGTTTTAGTAATGTAGCGTTTGTTtggatttatataaaaaaaatgtttttctaCAAGTGATATGTGGATTTTAATTGTTAATGAAAGTCCAAACACATacaaagaaggaagaagaaaaatcctCACTTGAACAAAACAATCATGAAAGTGGAGCCTCATGAGACTGCCAAGTATACGTGGATCAGATTTGGAAACATTTATGAGCACTTCACGCACAATTGAATGCACATTTGAACAAGTACTATTATAAAACGAGGGATCTAGCTGAGCATCGGAGAAGGGTGGTGCTCCAATTAGCACAATAACCACTACACAGCACAAAGCAGCTCTCACCGTAAGAGAGCTCatttttgttctgtttttttgAGTTATGAGTGTGTGTTTGTTGTAGAGACATATGGAGAgtctctatatatatttgtagaGAAGCGTGTGAAGAATGCAATGTACTGGCCTTTCATATGGTTCAAATTTTGCCTGCCACTTTGGTGAGAAAAGTCGATGGGAGGAAAGTATTCAATAGTACATACATTGTATCTGAAATTCAAATTATACTGAAATTAGCAATTATATTGATCAGATTGTGAATAATTTTTGACTTAAAAAAGTTAGAAAGTCATTTTTTCCATATTACAGGGAGTTGAATGACATTGCTGATAGCCTAGCCAAATAAGGGTGCAATAGGAGAAATAACTTATGGGCTTGTATTAACTGGAAATATATAAAGCGCATTGCTTGTACTCCCCTTTGATGAGAGGGTGGTTCTCATCTCTATTAATTAATCAATGAGCTTTTGCtgtaaataaaaaaagacaAATGGACTCAACCATTTACTACCACTAACCCTGCTTTTTCCACAAAATAAGATAAGATTATGCCTTAAACCTTAAAGGAAAGTAAAGCTGGATACCAAACCAACTGCCAAGgttttattttagatttgatatatttatatttagatCCACTTTTTTCGCCTAATTTTTACacattttctcattttattcTTAATTCTTCTTCTATATATTACATCATCCATtatataactttttttctttctttctttctcatttatGTTTAATTTATTATCGgtgtatgtttttgttttttaaaagtaCTTTCATGACCGGCATATCGTGAGACTAATCCCCTCGAGTCTTAAAAAACACATTTAAGTGACttgctatatatatatttttttataagcaatattgaattatattgaatgaagtacaaggggtacttcaacccaatacaaatgaGATAAGAGGAGGAAAGAAATTAAGAGTAGTAGCAATACAATTAACATCAAAAGCGAGGACCTCCTACTACTAAAAaacccaccacccaccacctccttAGAGACAGATTAGAGAACacatgcctcgttaaaaccttacccggaaaaaccccattgggaaaacctggtgaaggaaaaagagtacatggaTTCAATAATCAAAATGAAGTCTCCAAGAAGGACAATATAGAATATCATAGGGACTAATACAGCACAATTCCTGCATTCTAAACAATAGCCTTCAAAAGTATGAGGCAGGCAGAAAATTCCTTCAAGTTCCTTCAAAATCCTTCTCCAAAACATAAGCCAAGACTACTTAATCCTTCATCATGAGAATATCCATGAGTAGCGTGCAACTATATAAGTCAAGTTTGTCATAAGAACCAAATTAGATTCAACCCTCCAATTGCCATACAGACCAGAGATATAACCTCCACAAACAATGCTTCTTACTTTGATCCAACGCCATACACTCTGAATTATAAGCCTCTGTACAAATATTCCCACCAACCAACAATGATTTTCAGTGGTCTCAGTTTGCAGTAGGAAACAAAGCCTCCAATGCCACCCACATATATCTGCAATAAAAGAACCCATCCATCAAGGTAGACAAAGCAAAGGATCATTACACCACTCAAAAAAAGAGTATTGAAATTCATGCTGCCTAGCCCTGAGCCAATtccatgattttaattttatccTTTCACTCAAGTCATTAGTATCCACTGTCTCCTCTCTAAAGATGACTGAATTTCTTCAATTCCATAACATCCCCACTGAAGCCAACCACACAGCTGATAATGCATTTCTTTTCAATAAAGAACAGCTTTCCACGAATTGGGCAAAGTGATAGCTCGGTTCATCAGGGAGCACCAGCACCAAATTAAGCCAGCGAAGCAGCAGAGTCCATACCTTCCACGCAAAGCCACACGTGAATAACAGATGAGAAGTAGATTCTGTTTCTGAACCACACCAAGGGCAGGAAAGATTGCCAATTGGGATATTTCTTCGGGCTAAATTTTCCTTTGTCTGTAATCTATTTAAGAGAACACGCCAGCCCAATGCCACCGCATTCGAAGGTGCACACGCCTTCCATAATTTACTGAATACTGTTACACCAGCTGTAGTATCCAAGCCAGAGATAAGATCATAAGCAGACTTTACAGAGTAATGGCCATCGCCTTCCAAAGTCCACACCCATGTATCTTTTTTCCCTTTGATCAGCGAGTAAGAAGAGATTATCTGCTTCATAACACCAAGTTTCAAAGTATCTTCACCAGAAATTCTTTCTTTCCATTTAAGGTCCCAAACCCACCTATTTTCCACCCAATAACCCATCTCCATGATTTTACACTCTTGTTGGTCAGACAACAAATATAAGCTACCAAAAGTTTCTTTGAACAAACCTTTGCCATGCCAATTATCAGTCCAGAAGCATGTATCATCTCCCTCTCCAATTCGGTGGCTCACAGTATTATCAAACCAAGAGCCCTCCACATCTGTACAAGAAGCTAGCAGGTCCTTCCACCATGTTGAGTGTTTAGAGCACGAACCTGCACCATATTTAGCTGATAAAATACGGTGCCATAACTTATCACGTTCGTGTAGAAGACGCCATCGCCATTTCCCAAGTAGGGCTAGATTAAAGCTCTCCAAGTCTCTTACTCCAAGCCCACCTTCCGCCTTCGGTTTGCAAACCAGATCCCAAGACACCCACGCAATCTTTCGGACTTCATCAGATCCGCCCCACAAGAAACGCAACATGATCTGCTTACAGCGATTGATGATTCCCTTCGGCATCCTAAAAAAGGAGATAAAATATAAAGGCAAAGAAGTTAGTACACTTTTAATTAAACAAATTCGCCCTCCAAAGGATAAGTTTTTGCCTTTCCAACTCGAAAGCCTTTTTTCCAATTTAGTTATTACAGGTGACCATGTAGCCAGTTTCCTCGGATTAGCTCCAATTGGAAGTCCTAAGTAAGTGAAAGGGACCTCCATTGTTTTACAGTTTAGCATCGCTGCGAATCTGTTTGTGGTAGATACAGGAATAGAAACACCTGCAATTTTACTTTTGTGAAAATTGACCTTCATCCCTGAAACTAATTCAAATCCTCTCAACACACTTTTCAAAGTTACCACATTTTCAGCACATGCGTCACCAAAGAATAACGCATCGTCTGCAAACTGCAGCAAATCAACATCCACACCAATCCCCTTACCTACCTTCAAAGGTCGATAATTATTAGTTGCTACCGCTTGTTTTAATAGACCATTCAACCCTTCAGCCACCACTAGGAAGAGAAATGGAGCAAGTGGGTCTCCTTGCCTAATTCCCTTCTCCATCTTAAACTCATCAGTTGGGCTGCCGTTAACCAATACGGAAACAGAGGTTGATTGTAAGCATCCATGGATCCATCTCACCCATTTTTCTCCAAAGTTCAGTCTCCTCAACATATATAGCAAGAAATTCCATCTGATCAAATCATAGGCCTTTTCGAAGTCTactttgaaaataaaagaaggCAGCTTCGAAGATTTGGCCTCATGGTAAACCTCATTTGCAATTATCACACTATCTAGCATCCCTCTCCCGCCAAGAAATGCAAATTGATTATCATCGATTACCTTAGGTAGAACTTGCTTGATCCTTGCTGCCAATACTTTAGCCACAATTTTGTATCCACAACCCACCAATGAAATTGGCCTAAAATCATTCAGACATTGCGGTGAATCACATTTTGGTATTAAGGTAATAAACGAGCAATTAGTACCTCTAGGCCACATCCCATTTGAGTGAAAATCATCTAGAAGTAACTTAACATCATCTTGCATTATATCCCAAAATTTCTTCAAAAATCTGAAGTTATATCCATCTGGGCCGGGACTTTTATTCCCCTCACACTCCCAAACAGCTGACTTGATTTCCTCCATGCTAAATTCCGCTGTCAACATCTCCACATCCCTCTCCAATAATTGTTTGAAAGGGACACCATCCAAATTTGGAACCTCTCTCTGGTCCTCATGGAATTTAAGAGTAAAGAACTGCCTCACCTCTTCCTTTACCAACACAGGATCTTCCTCCCAGCGGTCATTTATAGTCAGCCCATTTATGGAATTAGTTCGTTGTCGCCATTTAACCATGCCGTGAAAAAACCGTGAGTTGCTATCTCCTTCCTGTAGCCATCTAATTCTGGATTTTTGACAGAGTAGAGATTCAAAAGAATTAGATACACGCCAAAAATCCCCCCATAATTCCTTCCTTTCGAGTACTTCTTCAGATGATAACACATGTTCCTCTGCTTTGCTGTCCAGATTGTTCATTTTCTCAATTACAGACCTCTTTTTTACATTTagatcaccaaaatcctccacaTTCCACTGCTTTAATTTAGACTTCAACAGTTTCAACTTCTCCTTAAAAATATATGTTCCTCTACCAGGCACTTCAGCGCTTTtccaacaatcctcaacaacgTTTTTCAGTCTATGATCGGTTAGCCAACAGTTAAGGACCCTAAATGGCTTGGGTCCCCAATTCTGGTCCATATGATGCAGCACCACAGGACAGTGATCGGAGAACTCACGCTCCATAATTCGCTAAACGCTCTTCGGCCATATCTCCAACCATTCCATTGATACCAAAAAGCGATATAATCTGCTCATAGACGAACCATTAGGCCTTATCCAGGAATATTTTTTACCTGTTACCGGAACATCTACCAATTCAAGTGTCTCAATAAACTCATTAAACACTTCTGAATCCCGTCTAGCTTGACTTGACCCAGCACTAcatcctctcctctcctcaacCTTTCTGACCGATCAATCTGGACAGCAAGACAGTAACAACGGCCTTTGTGATTAATACTACTGCTAGCTAGTATACTGAATAGTGAATGCACTCTTTAAATACTTCAATCTGACTTTCTTTATTGACCAAAAAACAAACCTGTTAATTTAGTTCATTGTAATTAATACATAAGTGGACCAAAAAGGTCAAATACATCTGCTTTAACACGTAAATGGTTTCAAATTTTAATACATCACTACTCACTAGTTCTATACTCAAACCCTGGTATGGTGATATTTAAGGTTGTCCCAAGAGTAAGTCACCAAAACAAGGGCTTTAGGCTccaagaaaaaattatttttactaAGTAATTAAAAAGGTCCCCAAATTTATATTTACTAAGTCAAAAAGACCTCCAAAATctttttttactaattttttttaggtaaaaaacttattttaaaatttgttttagaCCTCATTTAGTGTTGGGCCGACCGGTAACATTCAAGAGATACACAACTTGCATGGTGATTTTTAACCTGACAAATTGTGTATGTTTAACTTTAACGCATAAatggttttaaattttaatacatCACTAGTTTTATGCCTTATGCGGTTAAGATACTCAAACCCTGATATGGCCGATTATAACATTCATGATAATTTTTAACCGTGACAAATTGTGTATGTTTATTGTAAAATATATCAAACATAATTGTCAGGGTATCAAACTACCACAAATATATCTaatatgttttgtttttgaagTATGTCGTTATTGCAAGTATGTTTACATAATATTTAATTCaccaaaatatttttattggtTGTTTAAATGACTCATGAGCTAGAAAGTTTGgattaaataacccatcatttaattacattgaagataagtgaattgaaatttatatattttatttatttatacaaaaaataaataaatgaaagaaaaataataataacatacaCCATATAATTAACAAGAACAATCTTTAACATGATGGCCGGTCAACATCCCACCTCAAAGTGAGCACCATACTCCACCATGTGTTGTTCATCGAATCTGCAGCAAGCCAGCAACATTATTACATAAAAGGCAAATTGAAAAGAATAATTGTATGTTAACACCAAACACCCTGATCACATATATAAGTAAAAGATacattttaggttcattcatttaatgaatgtatctagtcattattaATGGTTAGACATATTTATTAaatgaatgaatctaaaatattttttttacttatatatatgaccggagggtgtactcCATTTAGagggagataaaaaaaatggagaaatcaACCTCGACATTTCCTCCTGTCGGTCTCCATTGTCTCTGCATGTTATAGAgaaatgatatatacacacctcatctttgaaacacttcatttccacctctttttatttctatctctctcctcttatcatctatcacatctaatactttctctctcttactttttcttttcttcctatctctcttcatttcacctctctccacctcaaaaagaggtgtgaagataacatTATTGGCATGTTATATGACCTTTTAATTTGCATGGAGAAATCACTTCATGttgtacaccctccggtcattATTATAAGTAAAAGTTTGCTTTTAGATTCatttaataaatgatgtatgtgacaattttaatgaccacatacatcatttatttaaTGAATCTGAAAAACTAACTTttacttataatagtgacccGATGGTGTAtgacttttttttctttattattaGTCGCTCTCAGGAACCACACGCTAACACGAcaatttaatttgttttctattttc contains:
- the LOC130722746 gene encoding peroxidase C1A-like isoform X2, with translation MSSLTVRAALCCVVVIVLIGAPPFSDAQLDPSFYNSTCSNVHSIVREVLINVSKSDPRILGSLMRLHFHDCFVQGCDASILLNDTSTVVSEQGAAPNNNSIRGLDVVNQIKTAVENTCPNIVSCADILALAAEISSVLANGPDWKVPLGRRDSLTANRTLANQNLPGPNFNLTRLKSAFTAQNLNTTDLVALSGTRAEHGSGSGEFR
- the LOC130722746 gene encoding peroxidase C1A-like isoform X3, producing MSSLTVRAALCCVVVIVLIGAPPFSDAQLDPSFYNSTCSNVHSIVREVLINVSKSDPRILGSLMRLHFHDCFVQGCDASILLNDTSTVVSEQGAAPNNNSIRGLDVVNQIKTAVENTCPNIVSCADILALAAEISSVLANGPDWKVPLGRRDSLTANRTLANQNLPGPNFNLTRLKSAFTAQNLNTTDLVALSGRKGFVPK
- the LOC130722746 gene encoding peroxidase C1A-like isoform X1, whose translation is MSSLTVRAALCCVVVIVLIGAPPFSDAQLDPSFYNSTCSNVHSIVREVLINVSKSDPRILGSLMRLHFHDCFVQGCDASILLNDTSTVVSEQGAAPNNNSIRGLDVVNQIKTAVENTCPNIVSCADILALAAEISSVLANGPDWKVPLGRRDSLTANRTLANQNLPGPNFNLTRLKSAFTAQNLNTTDLVALSEIELHRIQFKSPNNKMKMIPIIGEADLAMGNQGAEEN